A genomic window from Pecten maximus chromosome 2, xPecMax1.1, whole genome shotgun sequence includes:
- the LOC117321732 gene encoding perlucin-like protein produces MGSLHIIVLAVTLVIPYSGAAQCRAGWIGFHDSCYYLSHGVGTWAEAGALCKALGGYLAMIESADELTFLKSELGHIHPHDAGSKQYWIDGNDLEVENVWKYISTGQTISFTEWAPGEPNAAENDNCMNLWGKSGFRYADNDCEEHYNYICQIRDPELSEIVG; encoded by the exons ATGGGTTCACTACATATTATCGTACTTGCCGTAACTCTGGTGATTCCTTATTCGG GCGCCGCTCAGTGTAGAGCTGGGTGGATTGGCTTCCATGACTCATGTTACTATCTTTCCCATGGAGTCGGAACATGGGCGGAAGCTGGA GCTCTTTGTAAGGCACTCGGAGGCTATCTAGCTATGATAGAATCAGCAGATGAACTGACATTTCTGAAATCTGAATTAGGACATATTCATCCGCATG ATGCCGGAAGCAAACAATATTGGATTGATGGTAACGACCTTGAAGTAGAAAATGTCTGGAAGTATATAAGCACTGGACAGACTATTTCATTTACGGAATGGGCTCCCGGAGAACCTAACGCTGCCGAAAATGATAATTGCATGAACTTGTGGGGAAAGAGTGGATTTCGATACGCTGACAATGATTGTGAGGAACACTACAACTACATCTGCCAAATAAG AGATCCAGAGTTGAGCGAGATCGTTGGTTAA
- the LOC117321727 gene encoding C-type lectin domain family 6 member A-like — MKLLFGFVLLNSLASFVFANCRNGWVTFDEWCYLFSHNQLTWSEASETCHAFHAELATVLSAEEQNFLSTHLLELHKNDPKISSVHYWLDGSDLEVEHVWKWMTTGQNLTFTDWAPHEPNMGENENCLILWGASKFQMGDNACSNKRNYICQQTVETDFENGLIG; from the exons ATGAAGCTCCTGTTTGGTTTTGTCTTGCTGAATAGCTTAGCCAGTTTTGTAT TCGCAAACTGCAGAAATGGCTGGGTTACATTCGACGAGTGGTGTTACCTGTTCTCTCACAATCAGCTGACGTGGTCAGAGGCATCT GAAACCTGCCATGCGTTCCATGCCGAACTGGCTACTGTACTTTCTGCTGAGGAACAGAATTTTCTGTCAACGCATTTACTTGAATTACACAAAAACG ATCCAAAGATATCATCGGTACATTATTGGCTGGACGGGTCAGACTTGGAGGTTGAACACGTATGGAAATGGATGACAACAGGCCAGAACCTAACCTTCACCGACTGGGCACCGCATGAACCTAACATGGGGGAAAACGAAAACTGTCTGATCCTTTGGGGAGCCAGTAAATTCCAGATGGGGGATAACGCATGTTCAAATAAACGGAACTATATATGCCAGCAAAC TGTCGAAACGGACTTCGAAAACGGATTAATTGGGTGA
- the LOC117321728 gene encoding perlucin-like protein: MVSLRQTLGYRTMVPRTILLHMCIVSVYLVSRTDVILFSMKAIVILFVFVWTGLCTATGPCRDGWLPFEEDCYYFSHNLLSWPQAAETCEALHSTLATVLSAEEHTFLKTTLMKIHPSDAAKVIYWIDGTDLEVEHVWRWASSGELLSYQEWATGEPTNTGSENCLLLWGVQGFKMGDNPCGASWNYVCKSSLETGENIIG, from the exons ATGGTTTCTCTAAGACAGACTTTGGGTTATCGGACAATGGTCCCGCGGACAATCCTACTACATATGTGCATTGTATCAGTATACCTTGTAAGCAGAACTGACGTCATCTTGTTCAGTATGAAAGCGAtagttattttatttgttttcgtTTGGACTGGCCTTTGTACAG CCACAGGTCCGTGTAGAGACGGCTGGTTACCATTTGAAGAAGACTGCTACTATTTTTCTCATAATCTTCTGTCATGGCCACAGGCTGCA GAAACATGCGAGGCACTTCACAGTACACTGGCCACGGTTTTGTCAGCCGAAGAACATACATTTCTTAAGACTACTCTTATGAAAATACATCCCAGTG ATGCAGCAAAAGTAATATATTGGATTGACGGCACAGACCTAGAAGTGGAACATGTTTGGCGATGGGCGTCTTCAGGGGAACTCCTCTCCTATCAGGAGTGGGCCACGGGGGAGCCTACTAACACTGGGAGTGAAAACTGTCTTCTTTTGTGGGGTGTACAGGGCTTCAAGATGGGCGACAACCCGTGTGGGGCAAGTTGGAACTACGTTTGCAAATCAAG CTTAGAAACTGGTGAAAATATAATTGGTTGA
- the LOC117321729 gene encoding perlucin-like protein, whose protein sequence is MMKTSLLLLCLVVCFTQGEAQCRDGWLRFHDNCYLFSRDRAPWGDSAAVCNAFHSHLAIVESAEENAFLKSELNHLHGGGSSAAYWLDGTDIEVEDIWRWTSTGDKITYLNWAANQPNNGHASNCMCLYGGLSFNMADEHCSTNYNYICEMSAVDASEVLG, encoded by the exons ATGATGAAGACCAGTTTGCTTTTACTTTGCTTGGTAGTGTGTTTTACACAGGGGGAAG CACAATGCCGGGATGGATGGCTAAGATTCCACGACAACTGCTACCTGTTTTCGAGAGACAGGGCACCATGGGGTGACTCAGCg GCTGTATGCAATGCTTTTCATAGTCATCTTGCAATTGTGGAGTCTGCAGAAGAAAATGCATTTCTGAAGTCGGAACTGAACCATTTGCATGGCG GCGGGTCGTCTGCTGCGTATTGGCTTGATGGTACTGATATAGAAGTTGAGGACATATGGCGTTGGACATCTACTGGTGACAAAATTACTTACCTTAATTGGGCAGCAAACCAGCCAAACAACGGCCATGCGTCTAACTGCATGTGTCTGTATGGGGGCCTGTCATTCAATATGGCTGACGAACACTGCAGTACaaattataactatatatgcgAAATGAG TGCTGTTGATGCTAGTGAAGTTCTTGGATGA
- the LOC117321731 gene encoding perlucin-like: protein MKQLQKITVLWICLIVQAVRIQGCRNGWIQFENSCYFLSKDAETWAEASIICVDLHSRLATVESAAENNFLKAEAHRLNAVGYWLDGTDFEVENVWRWAASGNTITYTNWGGHDPNEATHANCLALWRDFGYQWADEACRHVWNFICETSATVDGQEVIG, encoded by the exons ATGAAACAGTTACAAAAAATTACTGTACTTTGGATTTGTTTAATAGTTCAAGCAGTAAGAATACAAG GGTGCAGAAACGGATGGATACAATTTGAAAACTCCTGCTACTTTTTGTCAAAAGACGCGGAGACCTGGGCTGAGGCATCG ATAATTTGTGTCGATCTGCACAGTCGTTTGGCCACTGTGGAGTCAGCTGCTGAGAATAACTTCTTGAAGGCAGAAGCACATCGTTTGAATGCTG TGGGATACTGGTTAGATGGCACAGACTTTGAGGTAGAAAATGTATGGCGTTGGGCAGCAAGTGGTAACACAATCACCTATACCAACTGGGGAGGTCATGACCCAAACGAGGCAACGCATGCAAACTGCCTAGCTCTTTGGAGAGACTTTGGATATCAATGGGCTGATGAAGCATGTCGACATGTCTGGAACTTCATTTGCGAAACGAG TGCCACCGTGGACGGCCAGGAAGTAATTGGATAG
- the LOC117321730 gene encoding perlucin-like protein translates to MDKLHILVFAVTLIIPYSGAAQCRAGWYGFLDSCYYLSHGLATWVEANDVCKMLGGFLARIESADELTYLKSELGHIHRHDADQQLYWIAGNDFEVDNVWRWMNNGEKVSFLDWAPGEPNAAEDANCLDLWGAHEFRYADNNCEEHHNYVCQIKDTEGNQLIG, encoded by the exons ATGGATAAGCTACATATCTTAGTTTTTGCAGTTACATTGATAATTCCTTATTCAG GCGCCGCTCAGTGTAGAGCTGGATGGTATGGTTTCCTGGACTCGTGTTACTATCTTTCTCATGGACTCGCAACATGGGTTGAGGCCAAC GATGTCTGCAAGATGCTCGGAGGGTTCTTGGCTAGGATAGAATCAGCCGACGAATTAACCTATCTGAAATCTGAATTAGGACATATACATCGACATG ATGCTGATCAGCAGCTTTATTGGATTGCTGGGAACGACTTTGAGGTAGATAACGTATGGAGGTGGATGAACAATGGAGAGAAAGTCTCTTTTCTGGATTGGGCTCCTGGAGAACCTAACGCTGCCGAAGACGCCAACTGTTTGGACTTGTGGGGAGCACATGAATTCCGTTACGCCGACAATAATTGCGAAGAACACCACAACTATGTGTGCCAAATAAA GGATACTGAAGGGAACCAACTAATTGGTTAA